One genomic segment of Syngnathus typhle isolate RoL2023-S1 ecotype Sweden linkage group LG8, RoL_Styp_1.0, whole genome shotgun sequence includes these proteins:
- the phf3 gene encoding PHD finger protein 3 — protein MDIVDTFNVLIPSDQLDDTLAIGQNLECEASNEFGSGLCLEDSLKNMLSDTDPMFGCATSQFNLLDTEDPTFQISSSAELSGGSSATGLSGDLAVTETNSVKRPVGRPRKRPCDVQLESKNDSEPPDITTATVPCGRPTRTPSNRLQKSFLIKKGIKGLQLKEELTLGGRININDIEGGLWLKPSVVLKRLTVTIGGFKIELLPGPSYLQDTEANFDGSFSYDANVGFAMMSEDGASAQNPVPEKVADRGVTENMCVDDTPLGLGPYVNPNDVQAANGTETQRCTQETKDDNQTGAKKQKPVDDRKCGLKLPPSNGTSSSDKVDNKEKKPLLAQNLLQSKQHLVSNKKGSITGGQSNMTKGATVSQKVPSKVVQRDVLHKLKSLKEMRSGQHLKRRAGSTPIEHIPKHPKMQTGDSKVKPSSPVKKTPSSGIRVVEQHSPTKPSHTLNTLKADASNSSYVARPGHSSKTPEEAGQEKPKLKKPEKVLQKQKSKTARSISVDEPQLFIPDNAPAVKKESVEQQVAQQEQEQPANNESMWDGNNCCGQCKKHHNNMFMVGCGRCEDWFHGDCVGLDLLKVREMEDEDQMYVCLKCCEEESKKSTAPAPEIKTEAAALKQAPKPGASEEPTAGGVRSLKKEQARRSSADVKESHHKTGIQLKLEAKSKSASSKKPASIEEIRRSVRDSLKDILMQRLKESDLNVPAEKASEVAKKIEREIFHMYKDTENKYKSKYRSLMFNLKDTKNNVLFRKVLKGEISPANLIRMSPEELASKELAAWRQRENRHTIEMIEREQREVERRPITKITHKGEIEIESEEPGKVPEPVEIEVESPVKVAEVPVEAAIVPEKRTESTETERDTTSKHKSHLFDLNCKICTGRMAPPVKEAPTKVVKVATSVAKRPSAKSDEGSAPAPSAVEDDLHLAVLEESFQKAHTSFERRSDPPSVRDDDSSFLSSLKSLWRGFLTMHSVAKLVTKAFPVSGVLDSLTQDLPDSIQVGGRISPQTVWDYLEKIRATGTKEVCLIRFSPVTEEDEISYTLLYAYFSSRKRFGVVSNNRKQVKDMYLIPLGASEKVPHQLVPFDGPGLENNRANLLLGLIIRQRPKRDYIPVDMNEATRVPPEVKPVPVSVKETPAEEEDEKLFLASLTTPNKSEKDKILETTEDAEEPIAESFEEPSAAGNSSQESLKPLRFLPGVLLGWGGILPPLPDFGGKPLVDTHKVQPAQKPRVPSSGDSKGPAAAGVAAASRERFVIKKKEVKAVQAESQSSSQTEAGKTSLGKDAEAAPGGPPVSLRDKPPDVSTEAFLENLSTLQKEHEVGSGDTPKKDDIALLFSSDKAKLGSQPVPEHINTFKPLSGILKKISTYSSVTENKASETSPIAPVDAKQAPMSSISKTSPVTTFHQGFLQISQAKHKLKDQNQSGSQSVPDDRKDPAEVQLSGTITQDKMEAPALPACNSVALVHQEEQQPQVPGSNHDPSVTNTFQNPHVQDQNHATPLAQESASPSEHPESLPPPADQLPSQAKEEGEAQEEVYTYCHPWEEKQRHSEEREHHRKHGHRRDHGKKSRHHDRGRSRKHEHEYDDKHRDRIRHHRHSEDRYGERRKERYYSDDYSGRHKERHRHRRDSDYDYDNGHRSSKDSYM, from the exons ATGGATATTGTGGACACTTTTAACGTTTTAATACCCAGTGACCAGTTGGACGACACGCTTGCCATAGGTCAAAATCTGGAATGTGAAGCCAGTAATGAGTTTGGGTCAGGACTCTGCCTTGAAGATTCTCTTAAGAACATGCTGAGTGATACAGATCCAATGTTTGGATGTGCAACTTCTCAGTTCAACCTGCTGGATACTGAGGACCCAACTTTCCAAATTTCAAGCTCAGCAG AGCTCAGTGGTGGTTCCTCAGCCACAGGCCTCAGCGGTGACCTGGCGGTAACGGAAACCAATTCGGTCAAGAGACCTGTTGGCCGACCCAGGAAACGTCCATGTGATGTACAATTAG AATCAAAGAATGATTCAGAGCCTCCTGATATTACCACAGCCACCGTACCCTGCGGACGACCAACAAGGACACCTTCCAACAGGCTACAGAAGTCATTTCTGAtcaaaaaaggaataaaaggCCTACAGCTGAAAGAAGAACTAACTCTGGGTGGACGCATCAATATCAATGATATTGAAGGTGGATTATGGTTAAAACCTTCTGTTGTGTTGAAACGGCTGACTGTCACCATTGGAGGATTCAAGATTGAACTACTTCCTGGACCGTCCTATCTCCAAGACACAGAAGCCAACTTTGACGGTAGTTTTTCTTACGATGCGAATGTTGGTTTTGCCATGATGTCAGAAGATGGCGCCTCGGCACAGAATCCCGTTCCTGAGAAAGTCGCAGACCGGGGTGTCACTGAGAATATGTGTGTTGATGATACACCACTTGGTTTGGGGCCGTATGTGAACCCTAATGACGTCCAAGCGGCTAACGGGACAGAAACACAAAGGTGCACTCAAGAAACTAAAGATGACAATCAGACTGGTGCTAAAAAGCAGAAGCCTGTCGATGACAGAAAATGTGGTCTTAAATTGCCACCAAGCAACGGGACCTCTTCAAGTGACAAAGTGgacaataaagaaaagaaaccacttTTAGCCCAAAACCTGCTCCAATCCAAGCAACATCTCGTTTCCAATAAGAAAGGTTCAATTACAGGTGGACAAAGCAACATGACTAAAGGAGCTACGGTTTCCCAAAAAGTACCATCCAAAGTTGTCCAAAGAGATGTACTTCACAAATTAAAGTCTCTCAAAGAGATGAGAAGCGGTCAACATTTAAAAAGGCGGGCTGGAAGCACTCCAATTGAGCATATCCCGAAACATCCAAAGATGCAAACAGGAGATTCCAAAGTGAAGCCCAGTTCTCCAGTGAAGAAGACGCCATCTAGTGGCATTCGTGTGGTTGAACAACACAGTCCAACCAAACCATCTCATACTCTCAACACCTTGAAAGCAGACGCTTCGAACTCCTCCTATGTCGCTCGTCCGGGCCATTCCTCCAAAACACCAGAAGAAGCAGGGCAGGAGAAGCCTAAACTGAAGAAGCCTGAAAAGGttctacaaaagcaaaaaagtAAAACTGCTCGAAGCATCTCTGTGGATGAGCCGCAGCTGTTCATCCCCGACAACGCTCCGGCTGTCAAGAAAGAAAGTGTTGAGCAACAGGTGGCACAGCAGGAGCAGGAACAACCTGCCAACAACGAGTCTATGTGGGATGGAAACAACTGCTGTGGTCAGTGCAAGAAACACCACAACAACAT GTTCATGGTAGGTTGCGGCCGCTGTGAGGACTGGTTCCATGGTGACTGCGTTGGTCTTGACCTGCTCAAAGTACGCGAGATGGAGGACGAGGACCAGATGTACGTGTGCTTAAAGTGCTGCGAGGAGGAGAGCAAAAAGTCGACTGCACCCGCGCCTGAAATAAAGACTGAAGCCGCAGCTTTAAAGCAGGCTCCCAAGCCCGGAGCCTCGGAGGAACCCACAGCAGGAGGGGTCCGATCTTTAAAGAAG GAACAAGCTAGAAGATCATCTGCAGATGTTAAAGAAAGTCATCATAAAACAG GCATTCAGCTCAAACTTGAGgcaaaaagtaaaagtgcatcTTCAAAAAAGCCTGCATCTATTGAGGAGATCAGGCGCAGTGTGCGTGATTCTCTGAAAGACATTCTTATGCAGAG GTTGAAGGAGTCTGATTTGAATGTCCCAGCGGAGAAAGCGTCTGAAGTTGCCAAGAAGATTGAGAGGGAAATCTTCCACATGTATAAAGATACAGAAAACAAATACAAGAGCAAGTATCGAAGCTTGATGTTTAACCTCAAAGATACTAAAAATAAT GTTCTCTTTCGGAAGGTTCTGAAGGGAGAAATATCTCCTGCTAATCTGATCCGAATGAGTCCAGAGGAGCTGGCTTCCAAGGAACTGGCTGCTTGGCGGCAAAGAGAGAACCGGCAT ACAATTGAAATGATTGAGAGAGAGCAAAGAGAGGTTGAGCGGCGCCCCATCACCAAGATCACACACAAAGGGGAGATTGAGATCGAGAGTGAAGAACCAGGGAAAGTACCCGAACCTGTGGAGATAGAG GTTGAATCGCCAGTCAAAGTCGCAGAAGTGCCAGTAGAGGCTGCCATTGTTCCGGAGAAACGGACAGAGAGCACCGAGACCGAGAGAGACACCACCAGCAAGCACAAGTCTCACTTGTTTGACCTCAACTGCAAAATCTGTACAG GTCGTATGGCACCCCCAGTGAAAGAGGCGCCCACCAAAGTGGTCAAAGTTGCGACATCAGTGGCAAAGCGACCGTCTGCTAAGAGCGATGAGGGTAGCGCGCCGGCACCATCTGCTGTTGAAGACGACTTGCATCTCGCAGTCTTAGAGGAGAGCTTCCAGAAGGCTCACACCAGCTTCGAGCGAAG GTCTGATCCTCCATCCGTCCGAGATGATGACTCATCGTTCCTCTCCAGCCTGAAGTCCTTGTGGCGAGGTTTCCTTACGATGCACTCTGTGGCTAAACTTGTCACTAAAGCTTTCCCTGTGTCAGGCGTTCTGGACAGCTTGACTCAG GATCTTCCTGACAGTATTCAGGTTGGTGGAAGGATAAGTCCGCAGACCGTGTGGGACTACTTGGAGAAGATACGTGCTACAGGAACTAAA GAAGTGTGCCTGATTCGCTTCTCCCCTGTAACCGAAGAAGATGAAATCTCCTACACTCTCCTGTATGCTTACTTCAGCAGCAGAAAGCGCTTTGGCGTGGTGTCAAACAACCGCAAACAAGTGAAGGACATGTATCTTATTCCTTTGGGTGCTTCTGAAAAAGTGCCACATCAGCTTGTGCCTTTTGATGGACCAG GTCTGGAAAACAACAGAGCAAATCTTCTCTTGGGACTGATAATTCGTCAGAGGCCGAAGAGAGATTATATTCCTGTTGACATGAACGAAGCAACAAGGGTACCGCCTGAAGTCAAGCCCGTCCCAGTATCTGTCAAAGAAACTCctgcagaagaagaagatgagaaaCTCTTCCTGGCCTCCTTGACCACTCCCAATAAAAGCGAGAAGGATAAAATACTTGAGACTACAGAGGATGCAGAGGAGCCCATCGCAGAGTCTTTTGAAGAACCATCTGCGGCAGGCAACAGCAGCCAGGAATCCCTTAAGCCTTTGCGTTTTCTTCCAGGTGTGTTACTCGGCTGGGGTGGAATACTCCCGCCGCTGCCAGATTTTGGAGGAAAGCCTCTGGTTGACACTCACAAGGTCCAGCCTGCCCAAAAACCAAGGGTGCCATCCAGCGGGGACTCCAAGGGTCCAGCTGCTGCTGGCGTTGCCGCCGCGTCTCGAGAGCGCTTTGTTATCAAGAAAAAAGAAGTGAAAGCTGTCCAAGCTGAATCTCAGTCATCCAGCCAAACGGAGGCTGGGAAAACGTCACTGGGAAAAGATGCTGAGGCTGCACCGGGAGGTCCTCCCGTCTCCCTGAGAGATAAGCCTCCAGATGTTTCCACGGAAGCTTTCTTGGAAAACTTGTCGACGCTTCAAAAAGAGCATGAAGTGGGCAGCGGCGATACCCCCAAGAAGGATGACATCGCTCTTCTCTTCAGTTCAGACAAAGCCAAGTTGGGATCGCAGCCAGTGCCAGAGCACATAAATACCTTCAAACCTTTAAGTGGGATATTGAAAAAGATTTCCACCTATTCAAGTGTGACAGAAAACAAAGCCAGTGAAACAAGCCCCATTGCACCCGTTGATGCCAAGCAAGCTCCCATGTCGAGCATCAGTAAAACCAGCCCAGTGACAACATTCCATCAAGGCTTTTTACAGATCTCTCAGGCCAAACACAAACTGAAAGACCAAAACCAATCCGGCAGTCAATCGGTCCCAGATGACCGCAAAGATCCTGCTGAAGTCCAGCTGAGCGGCACAATAACTCAAGACAAAATGGAGGCGCCAGCCCTCCCAGCATGCAACAGTGTTGCTCTTGTCCACCAGGAGGAGCAGCAACCTCAGGTACCTGGCAGCAACCACGATCCATCTGTTACAAACACTTTCCAAAACCCACATGTTCAGGATCAGAACCATGCCACACCCCTGGCCCAGGAGAGCGCCTCACCCTCGGAGCACCCCGAGAGTCTCCCTCCACCAGCTGACCAACTTCCATCGCAGGCCAAAGAGGAAGGAGAAGCCCAGGAGGAAGTCTACACTTATTGTCACCCATGGGAGGAGAAGCAGCGACACAGCGAGGAGAGGGAACATCACAGGAAGCACGGCCACCGAAGAGACCACGGGAAGAAGAGCAGGCACCACGACAGAGGACGGAGCAGGAAGCACGAGCACGAATACGACGACAAACACAGAGACAGGATTAGGCACCACAGACACTCTGAGGACCGCTACGGCGAGAGGCGGAAAGAGCGATACTACAGCGACGACTACAGCGGCCGCCACAAAGAACGCCACCGACACCGGCGGGACTCGGACTATGATTATGACAATGGCCACAGGAGCTCAAAGGACAGCTACATGTaa